In Malus sylvestris chromosome 15, drMalSylv7.2, whole genome shotgun sequence, a single genomic region encodes these proteins:
- the LOC126601783 gene encoding ubiquitin-fold modifier-conjugating enzyme 1-like, which translates to MEGWDPNTKSTLTQIPLLTTKAGPRDGAAWTQRLKEEYKALIAYTQMNKSNDNDWFRISAANPEGTRWTGKCWYVYNLLKYEFDLQFDIPITYPATAPELELPQLDGKTQKMYRGGKICLTVHFKPLWAKNCPRFGIAHALCLGLAPWLAAEIPVLVDSGMVKHKDDAASSTES; encoded by the exons ATGGAGGGTTGGGACCCGAACACCAAGTCGACGCTGACCCAGATCCCACTCTTGACGACGAAGGCCGGTCCCAGAGATGGGGCGGCGTGGACGCAGCGGCTGAAGGAGGAGTACAAGGCGCTGATCGCATACACCCAGATGAACAAGTCCAACGACAACGATTGGTTCCGAATCTCCGCCGCCAATCCCGAGGGTACACGGTGGACTGGCAAGTGCTGGTACGTCTACAACCTCCTCAAGTACGAGTTCGATCTCCAGTTCGATATCCCCATCACCTACCCCGCCACCGCACCGGAACTCGAGCTCCCTCAACTAGACGGCAAGACCCAAAAG ATGTATAGAGGGGGGAAGATCTGCTTGACGGTGCATTTCAAACCGCTTTGGGCCAAGAACTG TCCAAGATTTGGTATAGCACATGCACTTTGTTTGGGTCTTGCACCATGGCTTGCAGCAGAGATTCCTGTTCTTGTGGATTCTGGTATGGTTAAGCACAAAGATGATGCTGCATCATCAACTGAATCTTAG